Within Bactrocera dorsalis isolate Fly_Bdor unplaced genomic scaffold, ASM2337382v1 BdCtg318, whole genome shotgun sequence, the genomic segment TGATATTCgataatgattttctttttattttattttgcgaaaTTATTTTGGTACTCATATTTCTTGGCACCATGAGAAGATCAGCCGATTGCCACGCCCATAAAATGACACTAATCGAAAACCTTTAAAATGACATAATTAAGTTCCACAGATAAGAGATACAAAACTGTTATTTGGAGCAACGAATCGCATTATTGATGAGCACGGTTTGAAATAATTCGTTAACTCAGAAATTTGCACAAATAGTGTCGGGCGAACCATAACTGTTCAAACCCCCAGATACCAAAGCTGTAAACCACAGTCTTTCCATTATAATTTTCGTTTCATTGCCTCTTTGAATGAGTTTATttcacatttgtatatgtacatttctcatttcagttaattttttttaccaatatTTCGGTTATGATGCCAAATAAATTAATGAGACCAAATACTCGTATGTCTCAGACCTGCAATATGTACATGTTAATAAAATACCAAGCATGATTGTAATGCTTTCTTTCGCAAAATTTTTACACTCTTGCCACATGTTGCCACagagtataatatttttgttcacataacggttgtactTATGTATCACTTAAAAATATTCGAGTTAGATTTATGGTTATAAatatgatcagcatgacgaaacgagttgaaaTCTGAGTGAATTATCGTCCGTCCGTGTGAGCTGTAACTTGAGAAAAAATATCGTATATCGTAATGAAACTTGCTATACATATATGGCAAAAAAAGGAGTATTTGGATGGGTGTATCAGACCATTTCCCCGCCTAAAAAACgccattaaagaaaaatgtataaagTGCCACAACTAGATACCCACCCTCAAATAGGTTTATTGCACATATCTCTTAAACCATTCATACCAAAATATCCAAATCTGCTCAAGATTAATCCTATAAGGACACTactgacagtgtgaaaatgaatgaaatcggattaTAGCCCCGTTCATTCCCCATTTAGAGGTACTGTTAAGAACTACTAAAAGTAAGATAAAACAATAATCAAAAACTCcgtatacattaaattttaccaccgagatggtattAGACAGCTTTATAAGAGCTTTTGACAACTACAGAAAAATTTTCGCAGGCTTTGATccttgcaaaagtataaaatgttcgtttgctcccgaacttagaccttccttatatattttataattttttttaacacggATGAGTATAATAACAATTACAACTAATTTGGTTTCTTTTGCCTTGTTACTTTTGCGGCCtgttatattgggtagtcgaaaaagtcttttgtgtcgcattcttcccttttttataaaaaatttcaaaatatagcgaattttttcaatattttcactcatttgtgaacagctgtaactttttttaaatggagTTTACAATCTCAGCTTTCCAACATCCAACACTATAATGTATGACACAATACATATGATCAATAGCACTGGAGATACCATATACGACTcgaacgacatctattgacaaaatacgaatatacccaatattaaaaagtttcataattaggttgccttttatatttcgggatttgactATCACTAGTTTTTCATtctggcaactcacaactttatcgtaaagcTTGACATTTTTAATGTTATACATACTCGGAATGTTTTGACATTCGAGCGTTATTTCTGTTGTttatagtaacttaaaatattcatctcggccaaaaaaatagaattagatcgcgaacattttcgtccgattatttttttacaactttcggcGTGGATTATCTCAGAAATAGTGCACCGATGAACTTAATTCCATTTCGGGCGATGAACCTCCAATTCAATCGAAGTCGTAAATCACTCCTCAACGAATTTCGTAAAGTTTgttcaaaatcagttgttgctccggcaactattgatgctgtgcacAAAGTGATATTGCATTACTAGCATTAGTGGGACTAGCATATTATACAttcaatattgtaaaaaatttgactAAAATGTTTATCCCAATTAACAAGTTATCGGTTTTTACTTGTGGTGTAATCGGAAAGTAATCGAAAACTCAATCCAATCCGTTCGATTCAACAAAATTCAGCGAACCCTGATTTCAATGCAATATTCAACGCACTTcaagaatatacatacaagtattcaATTGAAAAACGATTCTAAGGTGAAAGTATATTAGATATTTTGGattaatttctatttcatttattttccctGAAGTGCATCTTTATGGCCTTGTCATATTGTCTGTGAACACTCAGGTAAACAGTTTCCAAAACATTTAACAAATGGAAAAAGCATAGAAAATTTGTCATTTTTTTGAAGACTTTtcctataaataaaaattaatttcgcaaCAGTTACGCCTCTTGCGAAATACCAGCTATAGCAAGTCCATGCACAGCTACCACCACATCTGGTGTGGCTATGATTCTCGCACTAGAATACAATTCGAAAACGAGCGAATACAAAAAAGACCAACAAGAAATTTACCatctattaaataaattaaatctaaaCGACAAATTGGTGGCAAATGAGGTGAGGCATAAAAGCACGTGGAACGAATGGTCGGCAAGCCAAAACATAAAATGGGTGAAAGACGAAAATTGCCAGCGCCGCGGCGGGCCGGGTGTCTCGAGCACGATCAAACACCGATGCAGCAAACCAACCCTCGATTACATTAAGGAGAGCCTTAACAGCGAGTGGTGTGTGTCTCTTTTGACAAGTAGCAATGTGAATAGTGCTTTGCTTCGctgtagtatacatatgtacatatattgcaaCAACTTAGCACCTTTGTCTAGTATATGTACACTCATGTAGCTGGATAAAAGAGTATGTGCTCTCTCCCTACTAAAAGTTACTTTATGCGTTTTACGCATGCATTCGTATGTACGTATTTTGGTGCATCCCTCTCGCTGCATTGCCGCTGTACAAtctgttattttatttgtgatttactttttttctccaattgaagtttttatattttatttccttcaaTTCAAAACTCTACGGggaaatcaaatgaaaattgaTTGTCAACCACTTTTAACTGACAATTGGAAGTAATTGCTTAAGTAAACGGTATTCGATCATCTTATTCTGCATTCTTCTCGTTCTTCTGTgctatcacatatgtatgtatttctcagTAGTTCCGAGCTTTTCTAAATGCTTTCAATTTAGCGGTAAATTTtaagttatatgtacatataaaatataatggtCTCACAGTAGTAAACATATTTGTAAAtaggttttttttataacttatttgCACTTAATCTCAGACAGATCATATGAAAGTATTTAGATCGAAACCAAAGACAATTAAATCTTTCCACTCAATATCTTCTAACTCTCAAGTTTTAATCCTAAGAACCAATGTTCCGTTGATTTCTTTTTACATAGTTATTCATGAAGGATGTTTTTACAAGTAAGGGCTTCAAATAGAACGTTCGCCAAGCATACGTCCCAATAAGACTGTTCGAACCATTTAGGCCATAGAAAATTGATCTTGCCGTGGCGATAAAGGAAGATTCGGCTAGGAATGGTCATATCGCGCCAAAACCAGAATAATACAACTCCAGTTTCAATAATACACATATTAAATTCTTTGAACTAAACTAATTTCTGGTTACTCATTTAAGgttccatataaaattttgtataccctaaacagggtatattaagtttgtaacacacaaaggaaaacgtcggagaccctataaaatacacAAGTATACATAAGTTAGCAGCAAGACGAGCTAACtaactaggctcccacgtcactattgacagtcattaCTTTGAGGTCGTAGACCAACAACAATCTCAGCCTCGAAATcaaacgcagaatatctctatagaagtaaagtcctctctcgacgaacaaaaaccaaactctataagtcattctttattcccgtcctgctatatggtgcagaggcatgaacaatgacagcatctgatgagtcgacattacgagttttcgagagaaaggttctgcggaagatttatggtactttgcgcgttggccacggcggtatgagatatacgacgacattgacatagttcagcaaactACGCtgcgctgactaggtcatgttgtccgaatggaggaaaacactccagctctgaaagttttcgacgcaggAGCCGCCGGGGAAAGCATAGAAAGAGAAAAACATCGActacgttggaaagaccaggtgaagaaggacctgacttcgcttggaatctccaattggcgccaccttgcgaaaagaagaaacgactagcgcgctgttgttaactcggttataaccgcgtaaatggtttctacgccagtaaagaaagaagaagaagacgagctgagtcgattcagCTCATGCCATCTGTGCGactgtatatacgcaaactgAAGGATCAGTATTAAAAACTGGTATGGGCAACTTTTTCCTTTAACCAGGGGTCTTCacatttttgcatttgtgaatgtgcaaccgaagttaaatttttctttttaatatccTCGTGGTTCCTTTATTTAGCTAGAGTACCTAGAGTACGAATCTGTCCAAACTTATAGTGTCATTAGTTAATATCTTTAATATTCTGcttatttcaattttcaaagattttattaagaaattttgaaggtATCGAAAGCTGAACTAGGTCTTTGGTTTAATCGACTCAATTATTTAAAGAGGTTAAATCCAATTGCATAGATTTATAAGCACAGCTTTATTGCTGCAacgaatatactatatatatgtacatatgtatacacttaaTAATTTCTTCACTTCATAACCTCTATAACAAcacagtatatatgtacgtatacataaTTACCAACCATGGTATGTGTGGCGCAGTGGTCCTTTATACTTGAGCCCGAAATAATTAATGCCAATTCGGTGCTGACTATGGAGGCATactcatatacacacacacacatataatgTCATGCGTATCCAAGTATTGTTAGTCCTGTTAATTAATCCACGCAAGTGAAGCCAACACACCCTCGATATTGTCCAGTTATCTATTTTGGCCGTACACCTAACTGTGACAAGTCGTCTATGCGTCCATATGTTTGCTGAAAATAAGTGTACTCCGGCTAATGTAGTAATGTACAGCAATGTCGACTTTAAATTTACCTTCGGTAATCCTCTGCTAATCCCTGCAATGTGACACACAAATGACGTATGTACGCAAACATTTTGCCGCACTCCGCGTAGCGATCACACTCAGCTCAACGGGATTGATATGAAGGTGTTCGCACGCAAAACCACTAGTCCGGAATGAGGCTAATTAATGTTTTCAGTCTACgtgtttctatgtatgtatgtagttttatCCGGGTGGCTCATACATAGCGTAAAGTCTGTGTATGTCTGTCAAATAGAATATTCATAGCACATTCTAGGTGTTAAGCCCGCCCTCACCAGGTGATAGACTTAACGAACTTGCGGCTAAATGACAACTAAACTCATGGAGCCATATATGTAAGAGTACAtatatctaaaaatatattagagtAGTTATATTGGCAATAAGTAATTGCATAAATAGGAATCAAATTACATTTGACTTGAAAAAATTCCAGGATCAATGttacaaaacattaaaaattatatagtatatacttatgGACCGATCTAACCGAGAAATTTTACTtagtaaacacacacacaaacaataaaacagtaattttatgcatcgaaatgaaaagtgaatgatctacataaatatagatttgtatatttttgaagaacAATTCAGTGCAGCAGTTTGAAAGACTATTTTAAGGAAGTGTTCCGTGCCCATAAACTAGTGTATCAAAAAGCGCTACATATAGTGGAATTTCAACACTCACTGCTTACAAAAAATATCCGCCATCAGTCTATTCGAGAAAATGAGCGGTCTCGGACCCGCCGCTTGCTGGCTTACCCACAAACGTATTGAATCGTGGTCGCGTATCGCCAGAGAGCGTGTCGGTGCCGTGCGTCGCGTAACTCTTGATCGCAATTCCGAAGATAATATCGGTGCGACGACATCCGCGTCATCTACTCCACCACCACCGCCAATGACACCACCTCCGTCCGCTTCGTCAGTAACATCGACCACGAGTGGTATTGGCAGTGGGGCGGGCAGCGTCAGCGATAGTTGCGATTTGCCAACGGACTCTGAGGTTTCAATACACTGCTTACCCTTTCATATAactttaaaatcaaataatatgtTATTTACTTTTGTTCTTCTATTATAGGAAGTTAACGTAGTCAAAGAGACTCAACCCATACAACCGCCATCGACTTTTGGTAATTCCGCGCATATGGTAAATGCAGACGTGCTGCGTGGCCCAGCGGAGGTACTCCACAGTCCATTGCACTTGCATCACCAGAGTCGTTCCTTTCCACCGCGTCTACAGCGCACGCCATCTATTTCCAGTCAGTCGAGCATTGACAGCGCACCATCTAGACATTCAGTAAGTAACATTTTGCTCACTGGTTTACCGTTTATCACACTAATAATATTTACCTATTTCTTTAAGGGACACCGCGGCTCTTCGCCGCAGATTCGTACATTCGGACCCGATGGGCGAAGCTCACTACCCGCCGACCCCGGCTTTCCACACCATgtaactttaaattaaatttcctctCAGTTAAACTTTTGAAACCTGTTTTATATGCTATTATAGTTGGCTCGCTCACCAAGTCCAATGCGTACCATTTCACTGGATGCCCGTTGCGGTAGCCCCGCATCCACCGACGTCAGTGACTTGCGTACGCCCAGTCCATCACAGAGCAGCCTAGCCTCAATAGCCGGTGGTTCGGTGGTTACGAACATGAGCATGAACTCCGCAAAAGTCGGTCGCTGCCTTTCTCCACTGCTTATACCGCCACGAACACCTGCAGGAGTTGACCCCGCCATTGGACCAGCTTCACCGCTGGGTGCTTTGCAGCCAGATCTATATCGTGTTCCAGATGGTCCAATATATTTGACAGCACCTGAGTCCAGTCCAGCTTTGGGCCGATTGCATTTACGTGTCAAATATGACTATCATCTTTTCGATTTGACTGTGCACCTGATTGAAGGTGTGTTTTATTACTATATTACattgtttaaaacaaataaatacagttGCGATTGTTTATCCGATTCAGCTCACAACCTTTGCCCGATTGAAGAGGGAGGTTTTCGCGACCCCTATGTACGTTTGATGCTTGAACCTGAGGTGGACAATCGAAAACgccaaacacacatacatcgTGGAGAAACAAACCCTTACTTCGATCAACATTTCAAATTCCCCGTTTCACGCGATCAACTACAAGGCAAAGAACTCAAACTGCAGGTTCTCGATTATGATCGCTATTCCCACAATGATATAATCGGTGAAGTACGTATCTCTGTTGATGAATTGGATCTTTCAAAATCTGTAGAGGTGAATTTATATAAAGTAATTATCAAGAAAAAAACTTGTAAGATTTGCTACATTTCTTCAGATATGGGGCGATTTACTACGTGTCAAAAAACCACAAGAGAATCGACCGGAGCTCTTATGCTCACTAAACTACTTGCCTCAGGCCGAACGACTGACAGTGGTCATCATGAAAGCAAAGAACTTGGATACAATACAAGAGCCCTATGTAAAGGTATGAGCGTGTTTAAAACATTTGTTGAAAATGGACCCAAATCACTTTCTTCTCTGATATGTTTCTTAGATCTATTTAATTCAAAACGGTAAACgtgtaaaaaagaagaagactaGCATTAGCAAATCTGACGATCCCGCCAATCCCATCTGGAATGAAGCATTTACGTTTAATCTGCAATCTGCCTACCTGCATAATGCGGCGGTAGAggttagtatttttaaatataataataatattaataaatataataaatatatcttCACTAAGTAAACCTTTATGTAGGTTCTTCCAGATAACGCAATTTTTCTTTAAGCATCGAACGAAATAAGTCAGGCATTCTTATTCTTCTTCACGAAGTATCTCTTCATAACTCCGAGCTCAAATTTAATGTTAAGCTGACCAACATGATATTCagttatttccaaaaaaaaaaccataaatcacACATatatcttgaaaatttcatattccTTTACATTTGCCGGTATTAAAGTTTCAAATTGTATTACCATATCGATGACTTGTTTAaacagagtataatagctttCCTCGGGGGAGGGgcgggggtattctagtctataAATGCTATTTAACggcattttttaaagtccaataaaaaaaactaagaacatttttactatccaattcaactcatcagatgttgtcatcgtcgctgcctctgcactatatagcagaactggaataatgagtgacttgtagagtttggtctttgttcgtcgagagaggactttacttctcaattgcctactcagtccgaagtagcgcctgttggcaagagttattatgcgttggatttcgaagctgacattgttgttggtgttaatactggttcgatgatagacgaaattttctacgactttgaagttattactgtcaacagtgacgtggaagccaagtcgcTAGTATTCTTTTATGGAACAAATTactgcttgtttgatgacaggagatatgtCGTATTGCCCTAGTTTACCAGGCCCATTTGCTTCAGTTCATTATtcaatctggagaaagcagaactaacgggaCGGATGTTGAgatcaatgatatcaatatcatcggcgttcGACAGCAGCTGTGCactgttataaaatattttcttctcgaTTCAGCTCTGAAACTCgcattattttctccagcagaagattgaagaagtcgcaagaTAGGGAGTTGCTTATTTGAAActtcgtttgatatcgaacggctcggagaggtccttcctgatcctaacggagcttttggtgttgccagtttgtcagtttacacagccgtattagttttgcgtagataccaaattcagacatcgcgacataaaggcagctccttttcgtgctgtcaaaggcagctttgaaatcgacgaaaaggtgatGTGTCGATACTGTACTGGATAGAACCTATCCCACGATAGCTTGTGGATTGagcaaagcacacttaaattccaatcgtcgggcatgctttcgtccgaccatattctacaaagaagctgttacatgctccttatcagttcttcgccgccgtgtttgaatagctcgaccagCAATCCATTGACCTCCGCGGttttttgttcttcaggcgggtaattgatattcgaacttcttcatgaacGGACAATGAAAGGCCCGTTCCAACGTCATCGAtttgggaatcgggttcaccatctcctggtgttatgctttctaCGCCATTCAACTGACTGAAGAAGTGATCTCTACATAAccttagtatgctctgggcatcagtcactagagtATTAATACAGTAATATAAGTACAGCGTCCACCAATACGGATGACGTGCAACATTCAGCTCACTATAGTCGAAATGTTATACCGGGTCAGAGAAACTTGGCGTAAGCAAATGAagatatgcaaacaaaaaaccaGTATCGAGTTTGACCAAATTTAAGAGTATTTCATTTTAACAACAGTCCGCGTTTGTTGGTAATAGCTTgccaaaatatttgattttgcaTTAAACGAACTTTGTAGGGTAAAAATGAGCGACATCGAACACAAACTCTGAAGTTAAGTCAACGGTTACTACTATATACGTTCGAGGGttgctacatatatatatttctggcctaataatgaaaataggaatgtttatcaacttttttgtttttttttttttctttggattTGGCTCTTCTTGGAagacggtcgattgctgttttgtttcgggctcatatgcatagatccatgattcgtcacctgtgacgatcttattaacatcttttgaagcaccgcgatcgtactttttctacatttctttacaccaatccacacgagcctttttttttgagcgattgtcaaattgtgtagGATCCAACGTGAACAAacctttttacggccaggtgttcatgcaatatcgaatttatgctggtgggagaaatgcataggcatggctctatctgaaggtatgttacatgacggtcttgcattatcagttcacgtacggcatcgatgttttctggcacaacggctgtttttggacgaccttcacggaattcgtctttgagcgagcgtcggccacgattgaattcgttgtaacagtttttcacagtgctataggatggtgcttcatagccatacaaagattttagttcatcgatgcactcttgtcgtgataatccatgtcgaaagttgtgaaaaatgatcacacgaaaatgttcacgagttaattccattttttggccgagatgaattttttagttccctgtaaataaaacaattcgcgattaaatgacaaaacgttctgagtgatgttatgctaaaaaatgtcaaactgtccaatggaaatgtcagattgcacctggcaacacttaatgttgcctaggccagaaatatatatagcagcctatgtataatGTATAGGACAAACTTATCCGAAATATACCTTATTTCAGGCAGAACGTCCGAGCAATTTTAAGGATTAAGAGTAATaagaatattattaataaaatctgaGTAAAATTTTCCCTTGAATTAATTATTATTCGAAATCATTGATTACAAGCATTAGAGCACATGAAAACATTGCAAAATATAATTAGGggtttcacatatgtacatatgtacatagtctcattaagttataagttataacgatccgaaaatATAGCGTTCAGAGTATGCAAtctaacaacaaattttttaaaccagtataaaatttatgattttatgattttactatgctttatgacacgttgtgagtaccccaaatatatgtatatttaattagagTATTACCGCTGAATTGAATAGCTCTAAAatgaatttacatacatacgttaaaGTTAAGAgacaaacaaattttctttttgcagATTTACGTCGTTGGTTCTGGTGGAGAAGCCATGGAAATTGGCAGCTGCGGGCTCGGACCACAAGAGATCGGTACTGGGTGTCAGCACTGGCACGACATGATAAATAACGCGCGCAAACCAACAGCTATGTGGCACTTCATTCGCTAAGATGTAAGCGCCTTTAATGCATGCATGTTTGTAcagttatttatacatatacatacatacatacatatactataaaaaCGTTAACAcataatatgcatatacatatattttacatatgtacatatgtacaaaattatttacaaatcagGTATCCGAGCacgcgtatacatatgtacataagcataCGAATGGCTGGATCAGGCACTTATGAACTTAGAAATGACAgcattttgttaaattatttgatttaagGCTAAACACTTCAATCAAATAAAGAATAAGCCATGAATAGAGGTTTGTGaactaaaaaatagtaaaattcaaAGACGCGTTGgtttgtgtataaaaatagaTAATTCCACCTTATAAttgcagatacatatgtacaactgcATAACTTTCAAATACGCCCACACTAAGGAACTTTTTAAAGCATATACTTGCCACACTATTCGAAGTTACTTTAAATGTAATATAcgcaattatataatttttaaatatacatacttatataatatatgtattattatacaACTTGAAGAAAAATGCTTTGAGAAGGGCTTTGCTaggattattttattatatataaatatatatatatatatatgtaaggaTACAAAATGCGGAAAAAATGTCAGTGTTACCGCAACCAATAAATactatttcaaattatttttatgaaaaagatAAAAGATTCTACTTTCGCCTCAACGCTATTTCtttggtataattttatttttaagtttgaagAGAACGGTTTGCTGGCTTAGTGTATCACCGAAGGCTTTCATAAAAACGCTAAATGTAAAGcagttacatatatttttaagtttgtcgcgaagtttgtaacacccagaaagaagcgtcggagaccctataaagtatatacatatgtatgtatataaatgattagtatgttgagctaagtcgatttagctatgtccatctgtctgtctatccgtctgtatatacttatgtatatgaactagtccctcagtttttaagatatcgtttcgaaattttgcaaacgttattttctcttcaagaagctgctcatatcggaccactataatatatagctgccttcaaactgagcgatcgaaatcaagtttttgtatacaaaactttcacatttgacaatgtatcttcacaaaatttggcacaggttattttctaagacaataatgtaatctccgaagaaattgttcagatcggttaactatagcatatagctgccatacaaaccaaaagatcggaatcaagggcttgtatggaaaactttccttttgacgtggtatcttcccGAAacttgacatggattactgcttaaggtaatattataatatccgaaaaatatatacatatgtatatacatacatagacaacTTCGACTAGgaacttttacataaaaagttTTCGAGGCGAAGCGAAGTAAAATGTTAAGGAACACTCATCTTTAAACAGCTGATGCcgttttattactttttccttggtatttattatttttcaattggaTGGAAATACACTGTGACAAAAACGTACCCGAAGATTggaaataaaacgcaaaatattgcattattcatcaatatttattttgtcgctttcaaagtaatccccactcTCATAAGCACTTCTTGGGATGATCTTCAGCTACTTCAGCGAGTGTTGTTTTATcgcttcgatcgactgaaaacgggctccacggagcggcaatttcagtctggggagcaagaaaaaatcacacggagccaaacctggtgaatgcggtggttgatcgatgataATTATTGCGTTTTTTGACTTTAAAATCGGTCACAGTCGTGGCTCGATACGAGATGCATTATCATGgcgtaaaatccatgaattgatCTTACTTCGGCTTTTTTTAAatccattccgatgattattGACTTGTTGTCAAACTCACGAACCCATGTCTAATTGGCAGTTCTAATGATCTCTATTAATGtactcttttttttaattcagcgGGACGAGTCGGGCAAGAGcgtgtttcatacccaaaatatcaatcaaaatttttggaacgGACTCATGAGAGATCTCGAGCTCTGTCATTCTGACGTACCATATGTTTGCTTCGCTTCGAGGAAAGTTTTATACAAATCAGCCAAGGAAAACACTCattgtaaaattgttttctCACAACCATTCACTGAAAGCCTTCTTACTCTGGGACTGCCCAaggttaatatttgtttattgtcGCATTCAAAACCCAAAAACACCCAAccataaatatctaaaaaaatactTCGTCGGCGAATTCAAGCTGCAAAAGACTTCAATAAAGGATTCCTCTACCCGAAACGCACGAAACCAAGATAATTTAACTATGATAATTTAGATTGAGATCGAAGTCTGGAAACAAAACAGAAGAtaatgaaataagaaatttattcTAGGCATTTCATTCTCATTACTTctataatacaataaaattttattca encodes:
- the LOC105223984 gene encoding synaptotagmin-7, with amino-acid sequence MSGLGPAACWLTHKRIESWSRIARERVGAVRRVTLDRNSEDNIGATTSASSTPPPPPMTPPPSASSVTSTTSGIGSGAGSVSDSCDLPTDSEEVNVVKETQPIQPPSTFGNSAHMVNADVLRGPAEVLHSPLHLHHQSRSFPPRLQRTPSISSQSSIDSAPSRHSGHRGSSPQIRTFGPDGRSSLPADPGFPHHLARSPSPMRTISLDARCGSPASTDVSDLRTPSPSQSSLASIAGGSVVTNMSMNSAKVGRCLSPLLIPPRTPAGVDPAIGPASPLGALQPDLYRVPDGPIYLTAPESSPALGRLHLRVKYDYHLFDLTVHLIEAHNLCPIEEGGFRDPYVRLMLEPEVDNRKRQTHIHRGETNPYFDQHFKFPVSRDQLQGKELKLQVLDYDRYSHNDIIGEVRISVDELDLSKSVEIWGDLLRVKKPQENRPELLCSLNYLPQAERLTVVIMKAKNLDTIQEPYVKIYLIQNGKRVKKKKTSISKSDDPANPIWNEAFTFNLQSAYLHNAAVEIYVVGSGGEAMEIGSCGLGPQEIGTGCQHWHDMINNARKPTAMWHFIR